A stretch of the Uranotaenia lowii strain MFRU-FL chromosome 3, ASM2978415v1, whole genome shotgun sequence genome encodes the following:
- the LOC129753122 gene encoding uncharacterized protein LOC129753122: protein MDFRIDHPFTVITSEPSEPWTTLAEAIELGVTVFVVDEGAIMRFLDSYIPLHDEAMFRRPEKYALFVLYSEGEKADDMVRNIQQHPTILEIVHLLIIRPDKGSFDLLTHRYVGNIPESLDILRLDTFLSESLTFEEGANLFPNKLENLMGKTIKLAAFFLLPWIMMRQDDDGLVYYLNDKYTIDGLDGYVVIEFCKWINCTWDLKAEQNNLQYGRVFENRTGEGMMGSLVIREVDFAISAVGTWWQLFAYFSFTGPIQWLGITCLTPKPKLMPSWRIIFMMFTKTVWGMVILAFVVFSLFEYFLPSNFDGRPKRRSLSLSFMNVFAAILLLPASTMRSGRVSEMILSTTVLLFSLLVAYVYIGKIHSILAVPVFLAPIDTVEELANSKMHWNAPHEAWMYMIETSENPYIKMLLKTFRVIPRPSLKLLADVGEEPIVMAPMLNGHYMVGDWLTSENIENYRAMSELLYYEYDTGYATKTWPLLDSFDYIMMWIRDACLFRYVEQTDVFRYMNIRVQISIQHSRDKQPNKMEAMEVEEIAGGLLMLGLGSVTSFVVFILECIFKRLQRIRYAKKFASVWMKRSLNGKKVEKAMLESTGNSTNDQLWLGVSTVLNLIVVQYFEHLHSTCFFYNASDGDIFGGFNSPHPSIWMDLTAVEDKTLLSSIENGCQGFVLTQDASLSFLDRYNFLHDRTIQRYPAKRFVFLPDLEKADSVDITAILEHDAVHDMPNLLIVFPVEPNRIELITNRFSDIQNFNEPILLDWFDPGNDTFAYGFDLFPDKINDLRGRYLKLAIFNYSPYTRWNMVNSSEESNADYGHDAILAIDGTENLLVLEFCERYNCTLEISLDEEGEWGEIYDNRTGNGIIGAVVERRADIGVGALYSWYHEFTFLSLSKPISRSGITCITPKPKQLSSWMIPILPFASTLWLAVFVTFVLVGFIATALNYMVLNVIKRQKRRIDVCETYMIVGSIFILQTVLIRLNRNNFVSQMILVGSLLFVGLMVGNAYSGGLSSIMTIPRYENPIDTVQDLADSDMHWASTHDAWIFSILMATQPMILKLLDNFRTYPKEVLHGHTKQQDLAYSIERLPYGHFAIGEYIDEEASTEFHLMMEDIYWENCVIMSSKTWPMMKQLDYLILWIFQTGIQRQWEHRVVSKFDNNKVQLAIATSRHMHNDGPVRLQPSHLLGAFLMLAIGLVGGILVFFIECVVEISRPRKINDNRKRLFTKSESFP from the exons ATGGATTTTCGTATTGATCACCCGTTTACCGTAATAACCTCTGAACCATCCGAACCCTGGACCACTTTGGCCGAAGCAATAGAGTTGGGCGTTACGGTTTTCGTTGTCGATGAAGGTGCCATCATGCGATTCCTGGACAGCTACATACCATTGCATGATGAAGCGATGTTTCGACGCCCGGAAAAATACGCCCTATTTGTGCTTTACTCTGAGGGTGAAAAGGCAGACGACATGGTACGGAACATCCAACAGCATCCCACTATTCTGGAGATTGTTCATCTGCTGATCATTCGACCAGATAAAGGCTCGTTTGATTTGTTAACGCATCGTTACGTTGGAAATATTCCGGAATCGTTGGACATTTTGAGGTTGGATACGTTTTTAAGCGAATCTTTAACATTTGAGGAAGGGGCCAATTTGTTTCCCAATAAATTGGAGAATCTTATGGGGAAAACGATAAAACTGGCTGCATTTTTCCTGTTGCCTTGGATAATGATGCGGCAAGACGATGATGGATTGGTGTATTACTTGAACGATAAATACACGATCGATGGCTTGGACGGATACGTTGTTATAGAGTTCTGCAAATGGATAAATTGTACTTGGGACTTGAAAGCTG AGCAAAACAACTTACAGTACGGAAGAGTGTTCGAAAACCGTACCGGTGAAGGCATGATGGGATCACTAGTTATTCGTGAGGTGGATTTCGCAATTTCAGCCGTCGGTACATGGTGGCAACTTTTCGCGTACTTCAGCTTCACCGGACCAATCCAGTGGCTAGGAATTACCTGTTTGACTCCAAAACCGAA gTTGATGCCTTCATGGAGAATTATATTCATGATGTTTACAAAAACCGTATGGGGGATGGTAATTCTTGCCTTTGTCGTGTTCTCCCTCTTTGAGTATTTTCTACCGAGTAACTTCGATGGGAGGCCTAAACGAAGAAGTCTCTCTTTGAGTTTCATGAACGTTTTTGCCGCTATATTGCTACTGCCCGCTAGCACTATGCGCAGTGGAAGAGTATCGGAGATGATTTTGTCTACGACAGTTTTGCTGTTCAGTCTTTTGGTTGCATACGTATACATTGGCAAGATCCATAGCATTCTGGCCGTTCCTGTCTTTCTGGCACCGATCGATACAGTGGAGGAGCTGGCAAACAGTAAAATGCACTGGAATGCCCCGCATGAAGCTTGGATGTACATGATTGAAACCAGCGAAAAT CCCTACATTAAAATGTTGCTGAAAACATTTCGGGTCATTCCACGTCCCTCACTGAAACTCCTCGCAGATGTTGGAGAAGAACCAATCGTGATGGCGCCTATGTTGAACGGTCACTACATGGTGGGAGATTGGTTGACTTCGGAGAACATCGAAAACTACCGGGCCATGTCGGAGTTGCTGTACTACGAATACGACACCGGATACGCCACCAAAACTTGGCCACTGCTGGACAGCTTCGACTATATAATGATGTGGATCCGCGATGCTTGCCTGTTCAGATACGTAGAGCAGACCGACGTCTTTCGGTACATGAACATCCGAGTACAGATCTCGATTCAGCATTCCCGGGATAAGCAACCGAACAAAATGGAAGCGATGGAAGTGGAGGAAATTGCCGGAGGTTTGCTCATGCTGGGTCTGGGAAGTGTGACTTCATTTGTGGTTTTCATTCTGGAATGTATCTTTAAACGTTTGCAGCGTATTCGATATGCTAAAAAGTTTGCGTCAGTGTGGATGAAAAGATCCTTGAATGGCAAAAAGGTT GAAAAAGCCATGCTGGAATCAACAGGAAACTCAACAAACGATCAGTTGTGGTTAGGGGTATCCACGGTGTTAAATCTGATAG TGGTACAGTATTTTGAGCATCTTCATAGCACTTGTTTTTTCTATAATGCCTCGGATGGAGATATTTTCGGAGGCTTCAACAGCCCTCATCCCTCGATTTGGATGGACTTGACGGCCGTTGAGGATAAAACGCTTCTCTCGAGCATTGAAAACGGATGCCAGGGATTTGTTCTCACTCAAGACGCATCCTTGAGTTTCTTAGATCGATATAATTTTCTCCACGATCGAACCATTCAAAGGTATCCCGCGAAAAGGTTTGTATTCCTACCTGATCTGGAAAAAGCAGACTCTGTGGACATAACAGCAATCCTGGAACACGACGCAGTTCATGATATGCCAAATCTGCTGATTGTGTTTCCCGTGGAACCGAATAGGATTGAACTCATAACCAATCGCTTTTCGGATatccaaaatttcaatgaaCCTATTCTGCTCGATTGGTTTGATCCTGGAAATGATACCTTTGCCTATGGTTTTGATCTGTTTCCGGATAAAATCAACGATCTTCGTGGTCGCTATCTAAAACTAGCCATATTCAACTACTCACCGTACACTCGGTGGAATATGGTCAATTCGAGCGAAGAATCGAACGCCGATTATGGTCACGACGCTATACTAGCGATCGATGGTACAGAAAATCTTTTAGTTTTGGAGTTCTGCGAACGTTATAACTGCACGTTAGAAATTTCATTGGATGAAGAAGGAGAATGGGGCGAAATCTACGACAATCGTACCGGAAACGGTATCATTGGAGCAGTGGTTGAGCGGCGTGCTGACATCGGAGTGGGTGCCCTATATTCCTGGTATCATGAGTTTACTTTCCTGAGTCTGTCGAAGCCGATTTCCAGATCCGGAATTACCTGTATAACTCCGAAACCTAAGCAGCTAAGCAGTTGGATGATTCCTATATTACCGTTTGCTTCGACTCTTTGGTTGGCGGTTTTTGTAACGTTTGTACTAGTCGGGTTCATCGCAACAGCTCTGAACTACATGGTTTTGAACGTGATCAAACGACAG AAAAGACGAATTGACGTTTGTGAAACCTACATGATCGTCGGCAGCATTTTCATCTTGCAAACAGTGTTGATCCGTCTTAATCGAAACAATTTTGTTTCGCAAATGATACTGGTAGGATCGCTACTTTTTGTCGGCCTCATGGTGGGAAATGCTTACAGTGGAGGGTTGTCCAGCATAATGACCATCCCGCGCTACGAAAACCCAATCGATACGGTGCAAGATCTGGCCGATAGCGACATGCACTGGGCATCAACTCATGACGCGTGGATTTTCTCGATTCTGATGGCTACTCAACCTATGATTTTGAAGCTATTGGACAACTTTCGAACGTACCCCAAGGAAGTTCTACATGGTCACACGAAGCAGCAGGATCTTGCCTACAGCATCGAGCGATTGCCGTACGGTCATTTTGCGATTGGAGAATATATCGACGAGGAAGCTTCGACGGAGTTTCATCTCATGATGGAGGATATCTATTGGGAGAATTGTGTTATTATGAGCAGCAAAACCTGGCCCATGATGAAACAGCTGGACTATCTTATTCTGTGGATATTTCAAACGGGAATTCAGCGACAGTGGGAGCATAGG GTTGTATCAAAGTTCGACAACAACAAAGTCCAGCTGGCTATTGCCACATCTCGTCACATGCATAATGATGGACCCGTTCGGCTGCAACCGTCCCATCTTCTTGGGGCCTTCCTCATGTTGGCAATAGGACTCGTTGGAGGGATTTTGGTGTTTTTCATCGAATGTGTAGTGGAAATATCTCGACCCCGAAAAATCAATGATAACCGTAAGCGATTGTTTACCAAGAGTGAGAGCTTTCCGTAA
- the LOC129753121 gene encoding uncharacterized protein LOC129753121 — protein MVLITNLILAQSGTIAAGPCVIESKRAIKYLGVMIDDRLSFTVHVDYACQRAAMATAVLSRAMSNYSAIRCSRRRVLTSVTSSILRYSAAVLNRQNNLQKLCSVEPDLHKTLPSAYAELPAHC, from the exons atggtgctgatcaccaacctgatcttAGCACAATCAGGGACAATTGCAGCTGGACCGTGCGTAATCGAATCTAAGCGTGCGATCAagtacctgggggtgatgatcgacgaccggctgagtTTCACGGtccacgtcgactacgcctgtcaaagagcggcaatggcaaCAGCAGTcctctcacgggccatgtcgaactactcggcgatccgctgcagcagacgGAGGGTCCTGACGAGTGTGACTtcgtccattttgcggtacAGTGCGGCAGTTTTGAACAGGCAGAATAatctgcaaaagctctgcagtgtgGAACCAGACTTacataagactttaccttctgcgtatgccgagctgcctg ctcactgttag